In a genomic window of Accipiter gentilis chromosome 23, bAccGen1.1, whole genome shotgun sequence:
- the GXYLT2 gene encoding glucoside xylosyltransferase 2, giving the protein MRLSCKVAAALLCLGSLLLLYLLAGSAAAPPRPPPAPSPPARPAAAPLARRQPRLSRSPPRRNPAGGKFANARKPGEQKHSKEPSSLQCMHLAVVACGDRLEETLIMLKSAVLFSNRRLCFHIFAEDSLKPEFEKKLKEWPSSYTKKFEYNIYPITFSVGNAQEWKKLFKPCAAQRLFLPVILKDVDSLLYVDTDVLFLRPIDDIWHILKEFNSTQLAAMAPEHEIPKIGWYSRFARHPYYGTTGVNSGVMLMNLTRIRNTQFKNSMIPSGLTWEEMLYPLYQKYKNYITWGDQDLLNIIFYFNPECLYVFPCQWNYRPDHCMYGSNCKGAEEEGVSILHGNRGVYHDDKQPTFKALYEVIRDFPFEDNLFQSLYYPLQSKFLDTVHTLCGRIPQVFLKQIEKTMKKVYENRVIVYLGANHRY; this is encoded by the exons ATGCGGCTCTCCTGCAAGGTAGCGGCAGCGCTGCTGTGCCTcggcagcctgctgctgctctatCTGCTggcgggcagcgccgccgcccccccgcgcccgccgcccgcgccctccccgcccgcccgacCGGCCGCCGCGCCGCTCGCCCGCCGGCAGCCGCGGCTCAGCCGGAGCCCCCCGAGGAGGAACCCCGCCGGCGGTAAATTCGCCAACGCCAG GaagcctggagaacagaaacaTTCAAAAGAGCCTTCATCTTTGCAATGCATGCATCTGGCAGTTGTGGCATGTGGGGACCGGCTGGAAGAGACGCTAATCATGCTGAAATCAGCAGTTCTCTTTAGCAACAGGAGGCTCTGTTTTCACATTTTTGCTGAGGATTCCCTTAAGCCTGAATTTGAGAAGAAG TTAAAGGAATGGCCCTCCTCATACACAAAGAAGTTTGAATACAACATTTACCCAATAACCTTCTCAGTAGGAAATGCTCAGGAATGGAAAAAGTTATTCAAACCATGTGCTGCCCAGCGCCTTTTTCTTCCG GTCATTTTAAAGGATGTGGATTCCCTCCTTTATGTGGACACTGATGTTCTCTTCCTGAGGCCCATCGATGACATCTGGCACATTCTGAAAGAGTTCAACTCAACACAGCTAGCTGCTATGGCCCCAGAACACGAAATACCAAAGATTGGCTGGTATAGTCGATTTGCGCGTCACCCTTATTATGGGACAACTGGAGTCAATTCTGGAGTGATGCTAATGAATTTAACACGGATACGCAACACTCAGTTCAAG AACAGCATGATACCAAGTGGTTTGACTTGGGAGGAAATGTTATATCCATTATACCAAAAGTACAAAAATTACATTACATGGGGAGACCAGGATTtactaaatataattttttactttaacCCAG AGTGTCTTTATGTGTTTCCATGTCAGTGGAACTACCGGCCTGATCACTGTATGTATGGAAGCAACTGCAAAGGTGCAGAAGAAGAAGGTGTCTCTATTCTGCATGGAAATAGAGGTGTCTATCATGACGACAAACAGCCTACGTTCAAGGCACTCTATGAAGTGATACGTGAT tttcCATTTGAAGACAATCTCTTCCAGTCTTTGTACTACCCTCTGCAGTCTAAGTTTCTGGATACAGTGCACACTTTATGTGGGAGAATTCCACAAGTATTTTTGAAGCAAATTGAGAAAACTATGAAGAAGGTGTATGAAAATCGTGTCATTGTCTACTTGGGAGCCAACCACAGATACTAA